Proteins encoded by one window of Canis aureus isolate CA01 chromosome 13, VMU_Caureus_v.1.0, whole genome shotgun sequence:
- the PDZK1IP1 gene encoding PDZK1-interacting protein 1, protein MSALTLLILGLFTAVPPASCQQGLGNLQPWMQGLIAVAVFLVLVAIAFAVNRFWCQEEPEPVNMVMTVANKADGILGGTDGRYSLTAASFRSSEHENAYENVPEEEGNVRSTPM, encoded by the exons ATGTcggccctcaccctgctcattctGGGTCTGTTCACGGCAGTGCCACCTGCCAGCTGTCAACAAG GCCTGGGCAACCTGCAGCCCTGGATGCAAGGCCTAATCGCTGTGGCTGTGTTCCTGGTCCTCGTGGCAATCGCCTTTGCTGTCAACCGCTTCTGGTGCCAGGAAGAGCC ggagcctgtgaaCATGGTCATGACCGTTGCAAACAAGGCAGATGGGATCCTGGGAGGAACAGATGGAAGGTACTCCTTGACGGCGGCCAGCTTCAG GTCCAGTGAACACGAGAATGCCTATGAGAATGTCCCTGAAGAGGAGGGCAATGTCCGCAGCACCCCCATGTGA